A region of Saimiri boliviensis isolate mSaiBol1 chromosome 8, mSaiBol1.pri, whole genome shotgun sequence DNA encodes the following proteins:
- the LOC101045581 gene encoding olfactory receptor 5H6 isoform X2 — protein MEEENVTLRTEFVLTGFLYQPDCKILLFLAFLVIYIITIMGNLGLIFLIWKDPHLHIPMYLFLGNLAFADALLSSTVTPKMLINFLAKSKIISFSECMIQFFSFGMTVTTECFILATMAYDRYVAICKPLLYPVIMTNELCIRLLVLSFLGGLLHALIHEGFLFRLTFCNSNIIQHFYCDIIPLLKITCTNTFINFLMIFIFSGSIQVFTIGTILVSYTLILLTILKKKSTKGIRKAVSTCGAHLLSVSLYYGPIAFKYLGSASPQADDQDMMESLFYTVIVPLLNPIIYSLRNKQVIDSVTKMFKRNV, from the coding sequence ATGGAAGAGGAAAATGTAACATTGCGGACAGAGTTTGTTCTCACAGGATTTTTATATCAACCTGACTGTAAAATACTGCTGTTCCTGGCATTCTTGGTAATATATATCATCACAATCATGGGGAATCTTGGTCtgatttttctcatctggaaagaCCCTCACCTTCATATTCCAATGTACTTGTTCCTTGGGAATTTAGCTTTTGCGGATGCTTTGTTATCATCCACAGTGACTCCGAAGATGCTGATCAACTTCCTAGCTAAGAGTAAGATCATATCTTTCTCTGAATGCATGATacagtttttttcctttggaatgaCTGTAACCACAGAATGTTTTATCTTGGCAACAATGGCATATGATCGCTATGTAGCCATATGCAAACCATTACTTTATCCAGTCATTATGACAAATGAGCTATGCATTCGGCTATTGGTCTTGTCATTTCTAGGTGGCCTTCTTCATGCCTTAATCCATGAAGGTTTTTTATTCAGATTAACCTTCTGTAATTCCAACATAATACAACACTTTTACTGTGACATTATCCCATTGTTAAAGATTACCTGTACTAATACCTTTATTAACtttctaatgatttttattttttcaggttcAATTCAAGTTTTTACCATCGGAACTATTCTTGTATCTTATACACTTATCCTCTTaacaatcttaaaaaagaaatctaccaAAGGTATACGAAAAGCCGTCTCCACCTGTGGAGCTCATCTCTTATCTGTGTCTTTATACTATGGGCCCATTGCCTTCAAGTATCTGGGCTCTGCATCCCCACAAGCAGATGACCAAGATATGATGGAGTCTCTATTCTACACTGTCATAGTTCCTTTGTTAAATCCGATCATCTACAGCCTGAGAAACAAGCAAGTAATAGATTCAGTCacaaaaatgttcaaaagaaaTGTTTAG
- the LOC101045581 gene encoding olfactory receptor 5H6 isoform X1, with protein MSNEKMEEENVTLRTEFVLTGFLYQPDCKILLFLAFLVIYIITIMGNLGLIFLIWKDPHLHIPMYLFLGNLAFADALLSSTVTPKMLINFLAKSKIISFSECMIQFFSFGMTVTTECFILATMAYDRYVAICKPLLYPVIMTNELCIRLLVLSFLGGLLHALIHEGFLFRLTFCNSNIIQHFYCDIIPLLKITCTNTFINFLMIFIFSGSIQVFTIGTILVSYTLILLTILKKKSTKGIRKAVSTCGAHLLSVSLYYGPIAFKYLGSASPQADDQDMMESLFYTVIVPLLNPIIYSLRNKQVIDSVTKMFKRNV; from the coding sequence TGAGAAGATGGAAGAGGAAAATGTAACATTGCGGACAGAGTTTGTTCTCACAGGATTTTTATATCAACCTGACTGTAAAATACTGCTGTTCCTGGCATTCTTGGTAATATATATCATCACAATCATGGGGAATCTTGGTCtgatttttctcatctggaaagaCCCTCACCTTCATATTCCAATGTACTTGTTCCTTGGGAATTTAGCTTTTGCGGATGCTTTGTTATCATCCACAGTGACTCCGAAGATGCTGATCAACTTCCTAGCTAAGAGTAAGATCATATCTTTCTCTGAATGCATGATacagtttttttcctttggaatgaCTGTAACCACAGAATGTTTTATCTTGGCAACAATGGCATATGATCGCTATGTAGCCATATGCAAACCATTACTTTATCCAGTCATTATGACAAATGAGCTATGCATTCGGCTATTGGTCTTGTCATTTCTAGGTGGCCTTCTTCATGCCTTAATCCATGAAGGTTTTTTATTCAGATTAACCTTCTGTAATTCCAACATAATACAACACTTTTACTGTGACATTATCCCATTGTTAAAGATTACCTGTACTAATACCTTTATTAACtttctaatgatttttattttttcaggttcAATTCAAGTTTTTACCATCGGAACTATTCTTGTATCTTATACACTTATCCTCTTaacaatcttaaaaaagaaatctaccaAAGGTATACGAAAAGCCGTCTCCACCTGTGGAGCTCATCTCTTATCTGTGTCTTTATACTATGGGCCCATTGCCTTCAAGTATCTGGGCTCTGCATCCCCACAAGCAGATGACCAAGATATGATGGAGTCTCTATTCTACACTGTCATAGTTCCTTTGTTAAATCCGATCATCTACAGCCTGAGAAACAAGCAAGTAATAGATTCAGTCacaaaaatgttcaaaagaaaTGTTTAG